From the genome of Prevotella herbatica, one region includes:
- a CDS encoding DUF3987 domain-containing protein → MSVYLISMRGGHKVASPVQSREEYIKLRDSSQQKANLQLAREGNDSAKRRLIQMNYSGHYPNGVVKGCKLPSMAFGFDLDDKAEFEKAAKILLEDPEKYGLLMLERSARQGGHAVMKRERGKTILENQVRIARMLDCEMDTGAHDINRVYFTTTADKDNLLYLNDELFCDNYVEADVKTEAVALEQRIEELPPEAHKANKHWHPAIHVEKEVQAKESILETTCDSKVQNTEMSYLGIPYSEIINKWWELYNDGHTPVKSNRDVLTYELAVNLRHICGFERNTLNAVIPCYDGFGEEQKLKCIDSALLSKRTQMPKRMRDVLTALRKDNMGNEDVVNAIDEMQTRDEEFYYRQLPKAIMVQGVKDSVEAAGHGLTMPVLTAICPAIGALATGVKLDVHGKTNSLNLISYIAGEFGSGKGNIDPIVETWMKEERELTKIYNKQHEEWRAKYKASKNKKEQPVEPKLPKRWLPLNNTVANLAEELQNVQGKHAFSFTPEADNVAQKWKSAMSDFSVMIRQSYDGSAFDREARSVDAVNVHIDRLLWNVVMCGTPDALYRVVSNYTDGFQSRIAIARTPDNTFSKLDDNPPKLSEKQTERIIQVAHLLPLMQGEIELPKLEEKGRQWVELMRLETMKNDDRIMARQRFRVCVTAQRMMCCLMLCAVCGQLIRKFGFAKAEIMLTQKKDLWKLMIEKTQTPKLLDAYDVIADSLIENNMFFFREKIDNAMSSRDYQCSVGGVRVHRGKNDSIFARLADEFNFEQALQQSIAVKGGNCSKNSVIMMLKNWKRQGIVSQQENNNYKKVTN, encoded by the coding sequence ATGAGCGTGTATTTAATATCAATGCGGGGTGGTCACAAGGTGGCTAGCCCCGTTCAATCAAGAGAGGAATACATAAAGTTAAGAGACAGTAGTCAACAGAAAGCAAACTTGCAGTTGGCTCGTGAGGGCAACGACAGTGCAAAACGTAGGCTGATACAGATGAACTATTCGGGGCATTATCCAAATGGCGTTGTTAAGGGTTGTAAACTACCGAGCATGGCTTTTGGTTTTGACCTTGACGATAAGGCTGAATTTGAGAAAGCTGCAAAGATCTTGTTAGAAGATCCTGAAAAATATGGTTTGTTGATGCTTGAACGTAGTGCTAGACAGGGTGGGCATGCGGTGATGAAGCGCGAACGAGGAAAGACAATACTTGAAAACCAAGTGCGCATTGCTCGTATGCTTGACTGCGAAATGGACACGGGTGCGCACGACATTAATCGAGTGTATTTCACTACTACCGCCGACAAGGATAATCTGCTTTATCTGAACGATGAACTGTTTTGTGATAATTATGTAGAAGCCGATGTGAAGACGGAAGCCGTTGCTCTGGAGCAAAGAATAGAAGAACTGCCACCTGAGGCGCATAAGGCAAATAAGCATTGGCATCCAGCCATCCACGTGGAAAAAGAAGTACAGGCGAAAGAATCTATCTTGGAAACAACTTGTGACAGCAAAGTTCAGAATACAGAAATGTCTTATCTTGGCATTCCATATTCTGAGATAATAAACAAATGGTGGGAACTTTACAACGACGGTCACACTCCTGTGAAAAGTAACCGTGATGTGCTTACGTATGAACTGGCAGTGAACTTGCGCCACATCTGTGGTTTTGAGAGAAACACGCTAAACGCAGTGATTCCATGTTACGACGGGTTTGGCGAGGAGCAGAAACTTAAATGCATTGACTCGGCATTGCTTTCAAAACGCACTCAAATGCCAAAGAGAATGCGTGATGTGTTAACGGCTCTTCGTAAAGACAATATGGGCAACGAAGATGTGGTGAATGCCATTGATGAAATGCAGACACGTGACGAAGAATTCTATTACAGACAGTTGCCTAAAGCAATAATGGTGCAAGGGGTGAAGGACTCTGTTGAGGCTGCTGGACATGGACTTACAATGCCCGTGCTCACCGCTATCTGTCCCGCTATTGGTGCTTTGGCTACGGGAGTGAAGCTCGACGTGCACGGTAAAACCAACTCGCTGAACCTTATTTCATATATTGCTGGAGAGTTTGGCTCAGGAAAGGGAAACATTGATCCTATCGTGGAAACATGGATGAAAGAGGAGCGAGAACTCACGAAAATCTACAACAAACAGCACGAAGAATGGAGAGCAAAATACAAGGCTTCTAAAAATAAGAAGGAACAGCCTGTTGAACCCAAATTGCCTAAACGTTGGTTGCCGCTCAACAACACTGTGGCAAATCTAGCCGAGGAATTGCAGAATGTACAGGGGAAACATGCATTCTCGTTTACTCCTGAAGCGGACAACGTGGCTCAGAAGTGGAAATCGGCAATGAGCGACTTCTCTGTGATGATAAGACAGAGCTACGATGGGAGTGCATTCGACCGTGAGGCTCGGTCGGTTGACGCAGTAAACGTACATATTGACAGATTGTTGTGGAACGTTGTGATGTGCGGCACTCCCGATGCATTATACAGAGTGGTGAGCAACTACACCGATGGATTTCAATCAAGAATTGCAATAGCACGCACTCCTGATAATACGTTCTCAAAGCTTGATGACAATCCGCCTAAACTCTCGGAGAAGCAGACTGAACGCATTATTCAGGTGGCACATCTTCTGCCCTTGATGCAGGGCGAAATAGAATTGCCAAAGCTAGAGGAAAAAGGACGACAATGGGTGGAATTGATGAGGCTGGAAACGATGAAGAACGACGACCGAATAATGGCACGACAACGATTCAGAGTATGCGTGACAGCCCAACGTATGATGTGCTGCTTGATGCTCTGTGCAGTGTGCGGACAACTTATAAGGAAGTTTGGATTTGCGAAAGCTGAAATAATGCTTACACAGAAGAAAGATTTGTGGAAACTTATGATAGAGAAAACGCAAACTCCCAAATTGCTTGATGCCTACGATGTGATTGCCGATTCGCTGATTGAGAACAATATGTTTTTCTTCCGTGAAAAGATAGATAATGCAATGAGTTCACGTGATTATCAATGTTCTGTTGGGGGTGTGAGAGTTCACCGTGGAAAGAATGACAGTATATTTGCGCGACTGGCGGATGAGTTTAATTTTGAACAGGCTTTACAACAGTCAATAGCTGTCAAGGGTGGAAACTGTAGTAAAAATTCAGTCATCATGATGTTGAAGAACTGGAAGAGACAAGGAATCGTTTCGCAACAGGAAAATAATAATTATAAGAAGGTTACAAATTAG
- a CDS encoding YicC/YloC family endoribonuclease, producing the protein MIQSMTGYGKSIVTYNQKKINVEIKSLNSKTLDLSTRIAPLYREKEMEIRQIVAKQLERGKIDFSIWIEKDDAVDAAPINAALVENYYKQIKAISEKTGIPAPQDWFNTLLRMPDVTTKNDVEKLSIEEWAAASSAIHEAIANLLTFRKQEGAALQKKFTEKVDNIENLLLSIEPFEKSRVEKIRQSIVKGLEQIPSVDYDKNRLEQELIYYIEKLDISEEKQRLTNHLKYFRETMNEDGAVGKKLGFIAQEMGREINTTGSKSNQAEMQNVVVKMKDELEQIKEQVLNAF; encoded by the coding sequence ATGATACAATCAATGACCGGTTACGGAAAATCTATCGTAACCTACAATCAAAAAAAGATTAATGTTGAAATTAAGTCATTAAATAGCAAGACACTTGATCTTTCTACAAGAATCGCTCCGCTCTACAGAGAAAAGGAGATGGAAATACGTCAGATTGTCGCAAAACAATTGGAACGTGGCAAAATAGACTTCTCTATTTGGATTGAGAAGGATGATGCTGTTGACGCCGCACCAATTAATGCCGCACTTGTTGAAAATTATTACAAGCAGATAAAAGCTATTTCCGAAAAGACTGGAATTCCAGCCCCACAGGATTGGTTTAACACTCTTCTACGCATGCCTGATGTCACAACAAAGAATGACGTTGAAAAACTTTCCATTGAGGAATGGGCTGCCGCAAGCAGTGCTATACACGAGGCTATTGCCAACTTACTTACTTTCAGAAAGCAGGAAGGTGCAGCTCTCCAGAAGAAGTTTACAGAGAAAGTTGATAATATTGAAAATCTGTTGCTCAGCATTGAGCCTTTCGAGAAAAGCCGTGTTGAGAAAATTCGTCAGAGCATTGTCAAGGGACTTGAGCAGATTCCTAGCGTTGACTACGACAAGAACCGACTTGAGCAGGAACTTATTTATTACATCGAGAAACTAGACATCAGCGAGGAGAAGCAAAGACTGACCAACCATCTTAAATACTTCCGTGAGACTATGAACGAGGACGGAGCTGTTGGAAAGAAACTCGGATTCATCGCTCAGGAAATGGGACGTGAAATCAACACTACTGGAAGCAAGAGCAATCAGGCTGAAATGCAGAATGTTGTAGTGAAGATGAAAGACGAACTAGAACAGATTAAGGAGCAAGTCTTAAACGCTTTCTAA
- a CDS encoding DUF5675 family protein produces the protein MDLELKRIRVRHDTTDGLLQLSNRLICNTAEYTPRCLENGKYEVKIQLDNAQKRVHLLIIRSNGRKTVGEFVAGNGVFKLKSGSIIVGDYVTWGLCIRSERRFNELTEMFVECLKKDEKIFLEIV, from the coding sequence ATGGATTTGGAATTGAAAAGAATTCGTGTACGACACGATACAACCGACGGTCTGCTACAACTTAGCAATCGTCTGATATGCAACACGGCAGAGTATACTCCTCGTTGCCTTGAAAACGGAAAGTATGAGGTGAAAATACAGTTAGACAATGCTCAAAAGAGAGTGCATCTATTGATCATTAGGTCTAACGGAAGAAAAACTGTTGGAGAGTTTGTTGCCGGTAATGGTGTGTTTAAGCTTAAATCGGGAAGTATTATTGTGGGGGATTACGTTACGTGGGGACTTTGCATCCGTAGCGAACGGCGATTTAATGAACTTACCGAAATGTTTGTTGAGTGCCTAAAGAAAGATGAAAAGATTTTCTTAGAGATTGTCTGA
- the nadD gene encoding nicotinate (nicotinamide) nucleotide adenylyltransferase → MIRTGIYGGSFNPIHTGHIAIASQLLQMASLDEIWFVVSPLNPFKKSSTSLLDDAHRLELAQAALSGEKSLKASDFEFNLSKPSYMWNTLQRLTQEFPDREFTLIIGADNWLVFDRWKNYRDIIANYRIVVYPRKNSPIDKTTLPANVTLADTPLYNVSSTDIRRRVSECKSLHDLVPDNIIPLVEKYYK, encoded by the coding sequence ATGATACGAACGGGAATATACGGAGGGTCGTTCAATCCCATTCACACAGGGCACATTGCCATTGCTAGCCAGTTATTGCAAATGGCTTCACTAGACGAGATATGGTTTGTCGTTTCTCCACTTAATCCGTTTAAGAAATCATCAACATCACTTTTAGATGATGCCCATAGGTTGGAACTTGCCCAAGCCGCATTGTCAGGAGAAAAATCACTTAAAGCCAGCGACTTTGAGTTCAATCTCTCCAAACCTTCATACATGTGGAACACACTGCAAAGACTAACCCAAGAGTTTCCTGATCGAGAGTTCACGCTCATAATAGGAGCCGACAACTGGTTGGTTTTTGACCGCTGGAAAAACTATCGTGACATCATCGCCAACTACCGCATAGTGGTTTATCCAAGGAAGAATTCGCCGATAGACAAAACCACTCTCCCTGCAAACGTAACGCTTGCCGATACACCTCTTTATAATGTCAGCAGCACAGATATAAGGCGCCGAGTTTCAGAATGCAAGTCACTCCACGACCTTGTTCCCGACAACATTATTCCACTTGTAGAAAAATACTACAAATAA
- a CDS encoding DNA methyltransferase, with protein sequence MAVKYIPYFPTTLDGQALLDNFVRTRRMLRYRECNKVVENIQRGMPLYEVEKTETVGSNPSDNMVVRGTCLSTCAYLKDKGTKVDLVYIDPPFASGVDYAKKVYLRRNPKIAEAIKTVETELDDVELKSFKEKLYGDIWDKERYLNWMYENLVAIKSVMSNSASIYVHLDNHIGHYVKILLDEIFGEQNFKNEIIWYYDDKFATGGSSLDKNHDVIYLYTLSNSCVENPYMIPKDEVSKRALRKKVNGKTIDVRDENGSKIIVEYAEKKIDDVWRIPRTISKNNYYDYNTQKPEELLKRCIVHSSDENMLVADFFGGSGVTAAVANRLGRRFIHSDVGVNSVQTTRDRLKKQNAEFRIMEVKDGIQLYRNPVQTMDKLKTLIKGLRNEDALDKFWEGSIVSPNDGMMPVYLPNLMDSSTRLLDKPLMNRILREAMPDLPDDTKRVIVYYIDITDEKEIKDFIHEQNNTLIEVELRDLKQILDNVVVNDEAEWHVAEAKDGFIDVWRVTIDSFQSDRVLTSIAEYNAKGRAQATNKGHEYKPLTISDEGLETIEWISVDEETSDINAQWHSSHEIFIDKLGYVTRDGKATNQFWKGFIDSDNKPLRMKIRNICGDETMYRL encoded by the coding sequence ATGGCAGTTAAATATATTCCATATTTTCCTACGACCCTTGACGGTCAGGCTTTACTAGACAACTTTGTGCGCACTCGCAGAATGTTGCGTTATCGTGAATGCAACAAGGTTGTAGAAAATATTCAGCGTGGGATGCCGCTCTATGAGGTTGAGAAAACTGAGACAGTGGGTAGCAATCCTAGTGACAATATGGTTGTGCGTGGAACGTGCCTTTCTACATGTGCCTATCTTAAAGACAAAGGTACTAAGGTGGATTTGGTTTACATAGATCCTCCTTTTGCCAGTGGTGTCGATTATGCAAAAAAAGTATATTTGAGACGTAATCCTAAGATTGCAGAGGCAATAAAAACTGTCGAAACAGAACTTGATGATGTTGAGCTGAAAAGTTTTAAGGAAAAGTTGTATGGCGATATCTGGGATAAGGAACGATATCTTAATTGGATGTATGAAAACCTTGTGGCAATAAAGAGTGTGATGAGCAACTCCGCAAGTATTTATGTGCATTTGGATAATCATATAGGACATTATGTAAAAATTCTTTTGGATGAAATATTTGGAGAACAGAATTTTAAAAATGAAATTATATGGTATTATGATGATAAATTTGCAACAGGAGGTAGCTCTTTAGATAAAAATCATGATGTGATATATCTTTACACACTTTCAAATTCCTGTGTGGAGAATCCATACATGATACCTAAAGATGAGGTTAGTAAGCGCGCTTTAAGAAAAAAAGTAAATGGGAAAACAATTGATGTAAGAGATGAAAATGGTTCTAAAATTATAGTTGAATATGCTGAGAAGAAGATAGATGATGTCTGGCGGATTCCAAGAACGATTTCAAAAAACAACTATTATGACTATAATACTCAAAAGCCCGAAGAATTATTAAAGAGATGTATAGTGCATTCTAGCGATGAAAACATGCTTGTAGCCGACTTCTTTGGTGGTAGTGGAGTTACGGCAGCTGTAGCCAATAGGCTAGGACGAAGATTTATACACTCTGATGTTGGGGTAAATAGTGTTCAGACTACCCGTGATAGACTTAAAAAGCAGAATGCCGAGTTCAGAATTATGGAGGTGAAAGACGGAATTCAGCTCTATCGCAACCCAGTACAGACTATGGATAAGTTGAAAACTCTGATAAAGGGGCTTCGTAACGAAGATGCACTCGACAAATTCTGGGAAGGAAGCATTGTGAGTCCTAATGATGGGATGATGCCTGTGTATCTACCTAATCTTATGGATTCGTCTACACGATTACTAGACAAGCCGTTGATGAACCGCATACTTCGCGAGGCAATGCCCGATCTGCCTGACGACACTAAAAGAGTGATAGTGTATTATATTGATATTACAGATGAAAAAGAAATAAAAGACTTCATACACGAACAGAACAACACCCTTATTGAGGTAGAACTGAGAGATCTTAAACAGATTCTTGACAATGTGGTCGTTAATGATGAAGCAGAATGGCACGTTGCAGAAGCCAAAGACGGATTTATTGATGTGTGGCGAGTTACAATAGACAGTTTCCAAAGTGACAGAGTGCTAACAAGCATTGCTGAATACAATGCCAAGGGACGAGCTCAGGCTACAAACAAGGGACACGAATACAAGCCGCTCACGATAAGCGATGAAGGACTTGAAACAATAGAGTGGATAAGTGTAGATGAAGAAACTAGCGATATTAATGCACAGTGGCACAGTTCTCACGAGATATTTATTGATAAACTGGGATACGTTACTCGTGACGGAAAAGCGACTAACCAGTTTTGGAAAGGATTTATAGACAGCGATAATAAACCACTGAGAATGAAAATCCGCAATATCTGCGGCGACGAAACCATGTATAGACTGTAA
- a CDS encoding HU family DNA-binding protein, with protein sequence MNKNKKNLKTYNKFYARVIHTSTVETDEMAAIIERNCSVKKSDVLAVLTEMSEVMNDQLQDSKCVKLNGIGTFKLAISCIGADCIKDFNPTKNIKKVRVSFTPITKVDRATNKRIKNFTAGAKMKEYGQYTKITNKAPAGGDPNGGVVKP encoded by the coding sequence ATGAACAAAAACAAGAAGAACTTGAAAACTTACAATAAGTTCTATGCAAGAGTGATTCACACATCAACTGTAGAAACAGACGAAATGGCTGCAATCATTGAGCGCAACTGCTCAGTAAAAAAGAGTGATGTACTGGCTGTGCTTACTGAAATGTCGGAAGTGATGAACGACCAACTGCAAGATTCTAAATGCGTAAAGCTCAACGGAATTGGCACTTTCAAGCTAGCAATATCATGCATCGGAGCTGATTGCATCAAAGATTTCAATCCAACGAAAAACATCAAGAAAGTGCGCGTAAGCTTCACACCTATCACCAAGGTAGACAGGGCCACCAACAAACGCATCAAGAACTTTACCGCAGGGGCAAAGATGAAGGAGTACGGACAGTACACCAAAATCACGAACAAAGCACCTGCTGGCGGAGATCCTAACGGTGGAGTTGTGAAGCCTTAA
- a CDS encoding DUF3127 domain-containing protein, translated as MEKRFFKVKALMEVKSGKSQNGNDWKTREVVLEADEKVMYPDVIVASLFGDAVDKFEFKENATLWADFAFRAHEYQGRWFNDVRISNFGEDNRSF; from the coding sequence ATGGAAAAGAGATTTTTTAAGGTTAAGGCTCTCATGGAAGTGAAAAGCGGAAAGAGCCAGAACGGGAACGATTGGAAAACAAGAGAAGTGGTGCTTGAAGCCGACGAGAAAGTGATGTATCCCGACGTGATTGTGGCAAGCCTATTTGGTGATGCTGTGGATAAATTCGAGTTCAAGGAGAATGCTACTCTATGGGCTGACTTCGCCTTTCGTGCTCATGAATATCAGGGCAGATGGTTTAACGATGTGCGCATAAGTAACTTCGGCGAAGATAACAGAAGCTTTTAA
- the gmk gene encoding guanylate kinase: MKNGLLIFSAPSGSGKSTIVQWLMKEHPEFKLHFSISCTSRPPRGTEKNGVEYFFLTPDEFRAKIDKNEFLEYEEVYQDRFYGTLKSQVETQLNDGQSVVFDVDVKGGCNIKDFYGKRAMSIFIQPPSIEELRKRLNGRGTDTPEVIQQRLDKAEYELTFASKFDNVVVNDNLEEAEKATLALVRNFLEE, translated from the coding sequence ATGAAGAACGGACTGCTTATTTTCTCAGCTCCTTCTGGAAGCGGAAAGAGTACGATCGTGCAGTGGCTGATGAAGGAACATCCTGAATTCAAACTGCATTTCTCTATTTCATGCACAAGTCGCCCACCACGTGGAACGGAAAAGAACGGTGTAGAATATTTCTTCCTCACGCCAGATGAATTCCGCGCTAAAATTGATAAAAATGAGTTTCTTGAATACGAGGAAGTTTATCAAGACAGATTCTACGGCACATTGAAATCACAGGTTGAAACCCAACTTAATGATGGTCAGAGTGTTGTCTTCGACGTTGACGTAAAGGGTGGATGCAATATAAAGGATTTTTATGGTAAACGCGCCATGAGCATTTTCATCCAACCTCCATCAATTGAGGAACTGCGCAAAAGACTCAACGGTCGTGGCACAGATACACCAGAGGTTATTCAGCAACGTCTTGACAAAGCCGAATACGAATTAACATTCGCTTCAAAATTCGACAATGTTGTCGTAAACGATAATCTTGAGGAAGCCGAAAAAGCGACATTGGCTCTTGTAAGGAATTTCCTAGAGGAATAA
- a CDS encoding DUF6486 family protein — protein MKKNEVSIIIKLVIAIATSLLGILGTSNQSEE, from the coding sequence ATGAAAAAGAATGAAGTATCTATAATCATCAAACTAGTCATTGCCATTGCTACCAGTCTGCTCGGTATTCTTGGAACATCTAATCAGTCGGAGGAATAG
- a CDS encoding DEAD/DEAH box helicase: MYFQLIQNKVTKWFKSHDCTMRQLIDYIVRQGMMRDAQIEAVKTYLYLKIECGNRPLWQLFTEGKFNATPDDYDSMALTTEAREILKNDKAAEALFQYSRLTDRNGRQLSPVLEEFIKQHPQEIDYEQAFKDVFYGVDYPDFIYSLPMGAGKTFLMATFIYLDLYLAMQEPNNKAFAHNFMIFAPSGLKNSIVPSLKHIQDFDPTWILPDPTASQIRKIISFEVLDEQKTAKNSNLVKNPNAQKINNHQPLNDLFGLVAVTNAEKVVLDKVDKDRGLERNLYTEKEWDAMKNSNELREIIRQIPHLAIFIDEVHHASDGEIKLRKVVSDWMKNPSFNSVYGFSGTPYLKSAEKVTLAEVFDIKNTDISNVVYNYPLISGIGNFLKRPKIKTTDNSQEAIITDGVNEFFDLYANTLYCDGTCAKLAIYCSRIENLEEIVYPLVAAIVSSRGMNPQETILKYHGGNKDYSVPAGSATDFAALDTDFSKYRIVLLAQIGKEGWDCKSLTSVILPQKGACPQNMVLQTSCRCLRQVERGNESETALIWLNKDNADTLNKELIKQQNTTIDAVNRAADNHKKRVDRYIRKDVPPIDFFQLKIQYNTLVVEDTADTHSRLSDIDIYRDAATREIITHEQDLEGNMLNDELHVLTEEDELLPITYHQWLLRITKESMGMLKMSEIKKYDAELKRIFDEDSTKQEDGTCTLFENVDQKRLRSIIRQAFVPKRSIEVKKEVIPENASLLKVDRLQTPLFMDDDTKYYPDQPTVKKIVDADNGTGDNEELKKVEVLIEQMKQMNLPEWEEMAKKMRNDAMNRDRDLAVKDQTYHYLPYHFDSGFEIKYFSQKLLVAVRDKGLEVYFNGDDQLTDFRIACYSKRGDDWRYIGRYVPDFLMIQRDNGGKIFKVLIIETKGEGFAAKFKERRSFMSEEFVRLNNDKFGYQRFDFLYVEDTLSSEQQTQSTLSKINDFFNLKQQ; this comes from the coding sequence ATGTATTTTCAACTGATACAAAATAAAGTAACTAAATGGTTTAAGTCACATGATTGCACCATGCGTCAGCTTATTGACTACATTGTTAGACAAGGCATGATGCGTGATGCTCAGATAGAAGCTGTAAAGACCTATCTGTACCTTAAAATCGAATGTGGTAACCGTCCGCTCTGGCAGTTGTTTACTGAAGGTAAGTTTAATGCCACTCCTGATGACTATGACTCAATGGCGCTTACTACCGAGGCTCGTGAAATCTTGAAAAATGATAAGGCTGCAGAGGCTTTGTTTCAGTATTCTAGACTTACTGATCGCAATGGAAGACAGTTGTCTCCAGTGCTTGAGGAATTCATAAAACAGCATCCTCAAGAGATAGATTACGAGCAGGCTTTCAAAGATGTTTTTTACGGGGTTGACTATCCTGATTTTATCTATAGTTTGCCAATGGGAGCTGGTAAGACTTTTTTGATGGCAACTTTTATATATTTAGACCTTTATCTTGCAATGCAGGAGCCTAACAATAAAGCTTTTGCTCATAACTTTATGATATTTGCTCCTTCAGGACTAAAAAATAGTATTGTGCCTAGCCTTAAACACATTCAGGATTTCGACCCCACGTGGATATTGCCAGACCCAACGGCAAGCCAGATAAGAAAAATTATAAGTTTTGAGGTGCTTGATGAGCAGAAGACTGCTAAGAATAGTAATCTCGTGAAAAATCCTAATGCACAGAAAATTAACAATCATCAGCCGCTTAATGATCTCTTTGGACTGGTAGCTGTGACCAATGCCGAAAAGGTGGTGCTGGACAAAGTGGATAAAGATAGAGGACTGGAACGCAACCTGTACACTGAAAAAGAATGGGACGCGATGAAAAATAGTAATGAGCTACGTGAAATTATCCGACAAATTCCTCATCTCGCAATATTCATTGATGAAGTGCATCATGCCAGTGATGGTGAAATAAAGCTTAGAAAAGTTGTCAGCGATTGGATGAAAAATCCGTCTTTCAACTCGGTTTATGGATTTTCTGGGACTCCATACTTAAAAAGTGCTGAGAAAGTTACCTTGGCAGAAGTATTCGACATCAAAAATACCGATATTTCCAATGTGGTCTATAACTATCCACTTATAAGCGGAATAGGTAACTTTCTAAAAAGGCCTAAAATAAAGACTACAGATAATTCTCAAGAGGCGATAATCACTGACGGTGTTAATGAGTTTTTTGACCTCTATGCAAATACATTATATTGTGATGGAACTTGCGCTAAACTTGCAATCTATTGCAGTAGAATCGAAAATCTAGAGGAAATCGTTTATCCATTAGTTGCTGCTATTGTGAGTAGCCGTGGCATGAATCCACAAGAAACTATATTGAAATATCACGGTGGAAACAAAGACTATTCTGTGCCAGCAGGTTCGGCTACAGATTTTGCCGCCCTTGATACCGATTTCTCGAAATACCGCATCGTATTGTTAGCGCAGATTGGAAAGGAAGGATGGGACTGCAAAAGTCTAACCTCTGTAATTTTGCCACAGAAAGGCGCATGCCCCCAGAATATGGTGCTACAGACTTCGTGCCGCTGCCTAAGACAGGTGGAGCGTGGTAATGAAAGTGAGACGGCTCTTATCTGGCTTAATAAAGATAATGCTGATACTCTCAATAAAGAACTAATTAAACAGCAGAATACGACCATTGATGCTGTGAACAGGGCTGCAGACAATCACAAAAAGAGAGTAGATAGATACATAAGAAAAGACGTGCCACCAATAGACTTCTTTCAACTTAAAATACAATACAATACGCTTGTGGTGGAAGACACTGCAGACACACATTCAAGACTCTCCGATATTGATATTTACAGAGATGCTGCAACACGTGAGATTATTACTCACGAGCAGGATTTGGAAGGAAATATGTTGAATGATGAATTACATGTGTTGACTGAAGAAGACGAATTGCTGCCTATTACCTATCATCAATGGTTGCTGCGTATAACGAAGGAGAGCATGGGAATGCTTAAAATGAGCGAAATAAAAAAATATGACGCCGAATTGAAGCGCATCTTTGATGAGGATTCCACAAAGCAGGAAGACGGAACTTGCACGTTGTTTGAGAATGTAGATCAGAAACGCCTACGCTCAATAATCCGTCAGGCTTTTGTGCCAAAGAGAAGCATTGAAGTCAAGAAAGAAGTGATTCCCGAAAACGCAAGTCTCCTTAAAGTGGACCGTCTGCAAACTCCTCTTTTTATGGATGATGACACTAAATATTATCCTGATCAACCCACTGTGAAGAAAATTGTTGATGCTGATAATGGAACTGGCGACAATGAAGAACTGAAAAAGGTAGAAGTTTTAATTGAGCAGATGAAGCAGATGAATCTACCAGAATGGGAAGAAATGGCAAAGAAGATGAGAAATGATGCTATGAATCGTGACCGTGACCTAGCGGTGAAAGATCAGACTTATCATTATCTGCCTTATCATTTCGATAGTGGATTTGAGATAAAATATTTTTCACAGAAGCTATTAGTGGCAGTGAGAGACAAAGGGCTGGAAGTGTATTTCAACGGTGATGACCAACTTACTGATTTCCGAATAGCATGCTACAGTAAACGTGGCGACGATTGGAGATACATTGGACGATACGTGCCAGACTTTTTGATGATTCAGCGAGACAACGGTGGAAAAATATTCAAGGTACTTATAATTGAGACCAAAGGTGAAGGCTTTGCCGCAAAGTTTAAGGAAAGGCGTAGCTTTATGTCTGAAGAATTCGTGAGGTTGAATAATGACAAGTTTGGTTATCAACGTTTCGATTTTTTGTATGTAGAAGATACATTAAGTAGTGAGCAGCAAACGCAAAGTACGCTATCTAAGATAAATGATTTTTTTAATTTGAAACAACAATAA